In the Rhodoferax fermentans genome, GCGTTCAGCGCTGGCGTGACTTCATGGCGCGTTCCACTTCGCGCTTGCCTTCGCGGTCCTTGATGGTGTCGCGCTTGTCGTGCTCGGCCTTGCCCTTGGCCAGTGCCACTTCACACTTGATCTTGCCCGCTTTCCAGTGCAGGTTGATCGGCACCAGGGTGTAGCCTTTTTGCTCGACCTTGCCAATCAGGCGTTTGATCTCTTCCCGGTGCATCAGCAGTTTGCGGGTGCGCTGTTTGTCCGGCGTGATGTGGGTGGATGCGGTGCCCAAAGGCTGGATCTGCAGGCCGATGATGAACAACTCACCATTGCGGATGACGACATAGCCGTCGGTCAGTTGCACCTTGCCTTCACGCAGGGATTTGACCTCCCAGCCTTCGAGCACGATGCCGGCTTCAAAGCGTTCCTCAAAAAAGTAATTGAATGCCGCTTTTTTGTTGTCAGCAATGCGGGTTGCGGTGTCGGGTTTTTTGGCCATGGGGGAGAGCTTGAGTGGGAATGAATGCGAACCAGGCTTGACTACAATCCCGCGCAAAGCTCCATTCTATGAAAACTGTCAAAAAGTCCGTTTTAATTTGGTACAGCCCTGCAGAAATGTACCGACTGGTGGTGGATGTGGACGCCTACCCCCAATTCTTACCCTGGTGTGACAAGGCCCGGGTGGTCAACCACGAAGAAAACGGCATGCTGGCCGAAATTGGTATCGCGTTTGGTGGCATTCACCAAACCTTCACCACCAGAAACACCCATGTCGTGGACCGGCAGGTGATCATCAAACTGGTCAACGGCCCTTTTTCCAAACTGGAAGGTGACTGGAACTTTGTGCCGCTGGGCGTGGATCAACGTGCCTGCCGAGTGGAGCTGGTCTTGCAGTACG is a window encoding:
- the smpB gene encoding SsrA-binding protein SmpB — encoded protein: MAKKPDTATRIADNKKAAFNYFFEERFEAGIVLEGWEVKSLREGKVQLTDGYVVIRNGELFIIGLQIQPLGTASTHITPDKQRTRKLLMHREEIKRLIGKVEQKGYTLVPINLHWKAGKIKCEVALAKGKAEHDKRDTIKDREGKREVERAMKSRQR
- a CDS encoding type II toxin-antitoxin system RatA family toxin, with the translated sequence MKTVKKSVLIWYSPAEMYRLVVDVDAYPQFLPWCDKARVVNHEENGMLAEIGIAFGGIHQTFTTRNTHVVDRQVIIKLVNGPFSKLEGDWNFVPLGVDQRACRVELVLQYGFDSTLGKLISPVFDKIASNMVDAFINRAKQVYGE